A window of Eretmochelys imbricata isolate rEreImb1 chromosome 25, rEreImb1.hap1, whole genome shotgun sequence contains these coding sequences:
- the LOC144280279 gene encoding tetraspanin-33-like, which translates to MRTKQLIKYTLFVSCYLFWVASGLMVAVGIYAKLSKEASAVDSLLTDPSLILLTVGILMFGITFVGCTGALRDLPVLLKIFAWILLISLILQIVAAVLGFLFSGMVLEKAAFLMGKAISGYRNDLDLQNLIDYIQKKFECCGVHSYKDWSQNIYFECQDSNPSLERCAVPFSCCIQKDKKAAITSVLNSMCGYGTQNLRSWKAESLIYTEGCLEKIVGWGQRNLLLVAGLAIGLFFLEILVFSMAVMLIYQIDLIIQKRKSTRRRGPEK; encoded by the exons ATGAGAACAAAACAGCTCATCAAATACACTTTGTTTGTCTCCTGTTACCTTTTCTGG GTGGCCAGTGGGCTCATGGTGGCAGTTGGTATTTATGCCAAACTCTCTAAGGAAGCAA GTGCTGTGGATTCGCTCCTCACTGATCCCTCGCTGATCTTGCTCACAGTGGGGATCCTAATGTTTGGCATCACCTTTGTGGGGTGTACAGGAGCCTTGCGTGACCTGCCTGTGCTGCTGAAAATT tttgcttggaTTTTACTGATCAGTCTCATTCTCCAGATCGTGGCTGCTGTCCTGGGATTTCTCTTCTCTGGCATG GTGTTGGAGAAAGCAGCATTTCTGATGGGAAAAGCTATCTCTGGTTATAGGAATGACCTAGATTTACAGAACCTTATTGATTATATACAGAAAAAG TTCGAGTGCTGTGGGGTGCATTCCTACAAGGACTGGTCTCAGAATATTTACTTTGAGTGCCAAGACTCTAACCCCAGTCTGGAACGCTGTGCTGTGCCTTTCTCCTGCTGCATCCAGAAGGATAAAAAGGCAGCCATTACT AGTGTTCTCAACAGCATGTGTGGCTATGGGACCCAGAACCTGAGATCATGGAAAGCAGAAAGTCTGATATACACTGAGGGCTGCTTGGAAAAGATTGTTGGCTGGGGGCAGAGAAACCTGCTGCTTGTTGCAGGGCTAGCAATAGGACTGTTTTTCTTGGAG ATTCTCGTGTTTTCCATGGCCGTGATGCTCATTTACCAGATCGACCTGATCATACAGAAACGGAAAAGCACAAGGAGGAGAGGCCCCGAGAAATAA
- the TMEM38A gene encoding trimeric intracellular cation channel type A isoform X2, with amino-acid sequence MSHRSPVASWLCAMLHCFGSYILADLLLGEAPIDYFSNNSSVLLATAVWYLIFFCPMNLFYKCVSFLPVKLIFVAMKEVVRVRKIAVGVHHAHHHYHHGWFIMVVIGWVKGSGIALVSNFEQLLRGVWKPETNEILHMTFPTKASLYGAILFTLQQSHWVPISKANLIFFFTMFMMVCKVFMTATHSHTSPFAPIEGFICPVLFGSVSNGYNNHHDHHEDSHDTSPPAKSKEELNEGTRKRKAKKAE; translated from the exons ATGTCCCATCGGAGCCCTGTTGCCTCATGGCTTTGTGCTATGCTTCATTGCTTTGGAAGTTATATTCTTGCTGATCTATTACTTGGGGAAGCTCCTATTGATTATTTCAGCAATAACTCTAGTGTGCTCCTGGCCACGGCAGTATG GTATTTGATTTTCTTCTGCCCCATGAACCTCTTCTACAAGTGTGTCAGCTTCCTGCCTGTGAAGCTCATCTTTGTGGCAATGAAGGAGGTGGTTAGAGTTCGTAAAATTGCTGTTGGGGTCCACCATGCACACCACCATTACCACCACGGGTGGTTCATTATGGTGGTTATTGGATGGGTCAAAG GTTCTGGCATTGCCTTGGTGTCTAATTTTGAGCAGCTGCTGCGCGGAGTCTGGAAGCCAGAAACAAATGAAATTCTTCATATGACCTT CCCAACAAAAGCCAGTCTGTATGGAGCAATCCTCTTCACCCTGCAGCAGTCTCACTGGGTCCCCATCTCTAAAGCCAACCTCATTTTCTTCTTCACCATGTTTATGATGGTTTGCAAG GTGTTTATGACTGCAACTCACTCACATACCTCGCCGTTTGCTCCAATAGAAGGCTTCATCTGCCCAGTACTCTTTGGCTCTGTTTCTAATGGGTACAACAATCACCATGACCACCATGAGGATTCCCATGATACTTCCCCTCCTGCGAAATCTAAGGAGGAGCTGAACGAAGGCACACGGAAACGGAAAGCAAAAAAGGCTGAATAA